Proteins co-encoded in one Podospora pseudoanserina strain CBS 124.78 chromosome 7 map unlocalized CBS124.78p_7, whole genome shotgun sequence genomic window:
- a CDS encoding uncharacterized protein (EggNog:ENOG503NXHT; COG:S) encodes MHKDGALWDSPLHVSHFPLHRRVTDEESQARRQMCLHQSSLITLWGHRLVAGKELWNLEHRTHFTDRRTRVAVGENLGRISQAQLFSAHQPQRHLSANTWHGTMDPVSLAGLAIGVASIGLQVYSGCIQGIQLVITALNFPDDARYLNLRLRMEQQRLFAWSEASGLLDLDAKRRDKVLESNTFVLHRQTVLDLLVQVECLFKEFREHQEKRKCLRAVPDQDQVLENPEKDAAEANFPLPKRRRDFIKKAMRSLKESSHEASQRLQWVAFDKAAFELLLSRFSTLNDNMTGILDQRMQVEIHHTVQDTNRGVLQLHHKISDLSRLVMALNIRLEASSALPTAQLTVAKKQANADGLELISQLAKFKAFNESIESAHKRPLDEATANQLELGKPGEKRLLLDRSMIELDPAADESDQPRCEAVLVKDGVKKKVWVEWKEYDPQRPGDSSPPKAVIVERVAKLAALLNHTPKPEDFRTPHCLGYFDRGSSNGQEDEDEDILNMRLGLVFERPIDNGLNQSSPPVSLHELLETTRKPPVTKRVKLAHAISKCLLYLHAVNWLHKGLRSHNIIFFKTTSGDVDFGKPYLSGFDFSRPARADEMTDIPGPGDDIEYNLYRHPNAQSTNPDERERFKKSFDIYSLGVLLVEIAHWATVDKVLGINLNVARGRPSFALKVRDSLLATDQIAELGACMGELYERATQKCIAGGEQLGLSEKDDETNDAVAARLSMVLHEKVVKKLGEIQV; translated from the exons ATGCACAAGGATGGAGCACTGTGGGATTCACCGTTACACGTCTCCCACTTTCCACTGCATCGGCGAGTGACCGATGAGGAAAGTCAGGCTCGCCGGCAAATGTGCTTGCATCAATCGAGCCTGATTACGTTGTGGGGACACCGCCTTGTAGCGGGGAAGGAGCTATGGAATTTAGAACATCGCACACATTTTACGGATAGACGGACAAGAGTAGCTGTTGGTGAGAACCTCGGTCGCATCTCTCAAGCCCAACTCTTCTCGGCTCACCAGCCACAGCGGCACCTTTCTGCTAA CACCTGGCATGGTACCATGGATCCCGTATCATTAGCAGGGCTCGCCATTGGCGTGGCTTCTATTGGCCTCCAGGTCTACAGCGGATGTATTCAGGGGATCCAACTGGTCATAACCGCCTTGAACTTCCCGGACGATGCCAGGTATCTCAATCTGAGGCTTCGCATGGAACAGCAACGTCTATTTGCCTGGAGTGAAGCATCTGGCTTGCTCGACCTGGACGCCAAACGAAGGGATAAAGTCCTCGAATCCAACACCTTCGTTCTGCATCGCCAGACAGTGCTTGACTTACTGGTCCAAGTCGAGTGTTTGTTCAAAGAGTTCAGAGAACACCAAGAGAAACGAAAATGTCTGAGGGCTGTTCCTGACCAAGATCAGGTCCTCGAGAACCCTGAAAAAGATGCGGCCGAGGCCAACTTTCCACTGCCCAAGAGACGGCGGGACTTCATCAAGAAAGCCATGCGAAGCCTGAAGGAATCGTCACATGAAGCTTCCCAGAGGTTGCAATGGGTTGCCTTTGACAAGGCCGCttttgagcttctcctctccAGGTTCTCAACATTGAATGATAACATGACTGGAATCCTCGACCAACGCATGCAAGTCGAGATTCACCATACAGTACAAGACACCAACCGTGGTGTCCTGCAGCTGCACCACAAGATTAGTGATTTGTCTCGGCTTGTCATGGCCCTCAACATCAGGCTTGAAGCCAGCTCAGCCCTCCCTACAGCACAGCTCACCGTGGCGAAGAAACAAGCAAACGCCGACGGGCTCGAACTAATATCGCAGCTTGCCAAGTTCAAAGCCTTTAACGAGTCGATCGAGTCTGCCCACAAAAGGCCATTGGACGAGGCAACGGCCAACCAACTAGAGCTCGGAAAACCAGGCGAGAAacgcctccttctcgatcGTTCCATGATCGAGCTTGACCCAGCAGCCGATGAGTCTGATCAGCCGAGATGTGAGGCTGTCCTTGTCAAAGACGGTGTCAAGAAAAAGGTCTGGGTTGAATGGAAAGAATATGACCCGCAAAGACCGGGGGATTCATCACCCCCGAAAGCCGTGATTGTCGAAAGAGTAGCCAAGCTAGCGGCCCTGTTGAACCATACACCAAAACCAGAGGACTTTAGAACACCTCATTGCCTCGGTTATTTTGACAGAGGAAGCTCGAACGGGCaagaggacgaagatgaggacaTCTTGAATATGCGCCTGGGGTTGGTCTTTGAAAGACCAATAGACAATGGCCTTAACCAATCTTCACCTCCGGTGTCGCTCCATGAGCTCCTCGAGACAACACGAAAGCCGCCTGTCACAAAGCGGGTCAAGCTGGCTCATGCCATCAGTAAATGCCTGCTTTATCTCCATGCTGTCAACTGGCTGCACAAGGGGCTTCGAAGCCACAATATCATTTTCTTCAAAACCACCAGCGGAGACGTCGACTTTGGCAAACCTTACCTGTCAGGATTCGATTTCTCCAGGCCAGCCCGGGCGGACGAAATGACAGATATTCCCGGGCCAGGTGACGACATTGAGTACAACCTCTACAGGCACCCCAACGCACAATCAACAAACCCGGACGAACGTGAGCGTTTCAAAAAGAGTTTTGATATCTACAGTCTCGGCGTCCTCTTGGTTGAGATTGCCCACTGGGCAACCGTCGACAAAGTCCTCggcatcaacctcaacgTCGCCCGCGGCAGGCCATCATTTGCCCTCAAGGTCCGCGATAGTCTGCTCGCCACCGACCAAATCGCGGAGTTGGGCGCTTGCATGGGGGAGCTTTACGAAAGAGCTACCCAGAAATGTATCGCCGGGGGTGAACAACTCGGTCTATCAGAAAAGGACGACGAAACAAATGACGCAGTGGCGGCTCGCCTGTCAATGGTCCTCCACGAAAAGGTAGTCAAGAAGCTAGGTGAGATCCAGGTCTAG
- a CDS encoding uncharacterized protein (EggNog:ENOG503NY4J; COG:B) has product METFSPEAPHSSAASTNGSPAVSSDSPGTATSSSSNAFSATIDGRPSQQHPAPPPSVPAACLACRGKHLKCDGNTPCSRCTSSATECIYVASRRGYKGPRRNAAQNPNKRHASSSPPYSGPTVESCPMMLGHTPVSIPAPSLSAFNPAIVLPEQSPVSYAPTPALNHAGLYRNSFASPLDPNTMAPPNTMALTTSSAIPHVQPPVTTLAERCFDAFYHYFHAAHPFVLPKEYFLRLLKEGNTPGLNVVMAAIRYIGSLFLDAGPAKATYLEEAIRQCYLPTTTKDGFLIQALLLIIIGLDGSCQQEKARELLADCERFAIEIDLNKRQFASLHGHGNPVVEESWRRTWWDLFVCDGMIAGVHRITNFLLFDIQNDVGLPCEEQQYLTGRIPPPAYMEDFDDQLFSGEDREFSSFTYRIAAIRNLGRMMRMPQIMYPGDDTISRIEALLTNWRLHLPEAKRDDLSKNCKLDEMMFQAHFITHACTIMLHQPLSQLDSSPVQAVNSCAPHRPVPSGDNFNAHTRHTITAACEISKMVTQAVPIIQHTHFFTCVVTLSSIVHLSKWALYFIEDEEDLRQQIRLNIGALNKLSKVWKAANTAWGQVKGVAQEIYREKKAHQISPAFWVGFTQEQMISSIQADEGIMSEFNSMLTQVTQAP; this is encoded by the exons ATGGAGACCTTCTCGCCGGAAGCCCCACACTCGTCAGCCGCTTCCACTAACGGCTCGCCTGCGGTGTCTAGCGACAGCCCGGGGACggcgacctcctcctcgtcgaaTGCCTTTTCGGCGACCATTGATGGCCGCCCGTCGCAGCAGCACCCGGCGCCGCCTCCTTCGGTCCCCGCAGCATGTCTCGCCTGT CGTGGCAAGCACCTCAAGTGCGATGGGAACACCCCTTGCTCCCGTTGCACAAGCTCCGCTACAGAGTGCATCTATGTTGCTTCTCGTCGTGGATACAAGGGCCCTCGGAGGAATGCTGCCCAGAATCCTAACAAACGCCATGCCTCGTCGTCGCCTCCGTACTCGGGGCCTACTGTCGAGAGCTGCCCGATGATGCTAGGGCACACCCCCGTGTCTATTCctgctccctccctctcagcctTCAACCCGGCCATCGTCTTGCCGGAGCAGTCGCCGGTCTCGTACGCACCTACTCCTGCTCTTAACCACGCCGGTCTCTATCGAAACTCGTTTGCCTCACCCTTGgaccccaacaccatggcccctcccaacaccatggcCCTGACGACCTCGTCAGCGATCCCCCATGTTCAGCCACCAGTGACCACCCTGGCCGAGAGATGCTTCGATGCCTTCTATCACTACTTCCATGCCGCCCACCCCTTTGTGCTGCCCAAGGAGTACTTCCTTCGGCTGCTCAAGGAGGGCAACACCCCTGGCCTCAACGTGGTCATGGCTGCCATCAGATATATTGGCTCGCTCTTCTTGGATGCCGGTCCAGCCAAGGCCACCTATCTGGAAGAAGCCATCAGGCAGTGCTATCTGCCTACCACTACCAAGGATGGCTTCCTGATCCAAGCCTTGTTGCTAATCATCATTGGGCTGGATGGGAGCTGTCAACAAGAAAAGGCACGGGAGTTGTTGGCGGACTGTGAAAGATTTGCTATTGAGATTGATCTGAACAAGCGCCAGTTTGCATCACTGCACGGCCACGGTAATCCCGTCGTGGAGGAGAGCTGGCGGCGAACATGGTGGGATCTCTTTGTGTGTGACGGCATGATTGCTGGTGTCCATCGCATCACCAACTTTTTGCTCTTTGATATTCAAAACGATGTTGGGCTGCCGTGCGAGGAGCAGCAGTATCTCACAGGG CGcatccccccaccagcaTACATGGAAGACTTTGATGACCAGCTCTTCTCCGGTGAAGACCGAGAGTTTTCGTCTTTCACCTACCGTATTGCTGCCATCAGAAATCTCGGCAGGATGATGCGGATGCCTCAGATTATGTACCCGGGAGACGACACCATCTCCCGGATAGAAGCCCTGCTCACCAACTGGAGGCTCCACCTGCCCGAGGCCAAGAGGGATGATCTGAGCAAGAACTGCAAGCTGGATGAGATGATGTTTCAGGCGCATTTTATCACTCATGC TTGCACCATCATGCTTCACCAGCCCCTTTCCCAGCTcgactcctcccccgtccaaGCTGTCAACTCGTGCGCCCCTCACCGACCAGTCCCCTCGGGCGACAACTTCAACGCCCACACCCGGCACACCATCACGGCCGCCTGCGAGATCAGCAAGATGGTCACCCAAGCCGTGCCCATCATCCAGCACACGCACTTCTTTACCTGCGTCGTCACCCTCAGCTCCATCGTCCATTTGTCAAAGTGGGCGTTGTACTTTAtcgaagacgaggaagaccTCCGGCAGCAGATCAGACTGAACATTGGCgccctcaacaagctcagcaAAGTGTGGAAAGCGGCAAACACGGCTTGGGGTCAGGTGAAGGGTGTGGCACAGGAGATTTacagggagaagaaggcgcaCCAGATCAGCCCGGCGTTCTGGGTTGGTTTCACGCAGGAGCAGATGATTAGCAGCATCCAGGCTGATGAGGGGATCATGAGCGAGTTTAATAGTATGTTGACGCAGGTGACGCAAGCGCCGTga
- a CDS encoding uncharacterized protein (EggNog:ENOG503NWQ2; COG:Q) produces MNAPSSSSSSSPTMDPESGPSPSHLKNTTLTSLTWSSLSHAISTTPILTSSTGLLRPGELLAVMGPSGSGKTTLLNLLSRRLSPSSPSPILLNGTPLPLPQFQSLTRFVEQTDSLIGALTPRETLHFASRLSSAGISKKERRERVEGLLGSFGLVEQGDVVVGTVTKKGLSGGQKRRLGVAKEVITGPRVVILDEPTSGLDGRGGWEVVKFLRGLARENNLIIVASIHQPSTATFDLFDKLLLLSEGKTHYFGSVEGVGGYYESQLGMVMPRHVNPAEWLLEQTNIDYADDKEAARARLEEMQSGWERSDLKKKLDEDVAAVAAGAEKGGDELVLGDDEARDKRPGMASVVVTLVHRSFIKSYRDVVAYGIRLAMYTGLAIMMGTVWLRLPATQDSIIPFTNSIFYGSAFLSFMAVAYCPAYLEDYNQYAKEKRNGLYGATAMTLSNLLVGTPYLFLISVVFSVISYWLSNFQPTAKAFFTWVFWLFLDLLAAEGLVVFMASLFPSFVISLALVAFANGLWMSVDGFMVPPGTLNVFWKYVFHYWDYQKYVFENMMINEFSERVYTCAETADGCQCMWQTDLADQCLIRGKGVLDQYGYKPGYMGKDVGIMLAIIFGYRLAGWLVLKLKK; encoded by the exons aTGAACGCCccatcaagctcctcctcctcctccccaacaatgGACCCCGAATccggcccctccccctcccacctgaaaaacaccaccctcacctccctcacctggTCCTCCCTATCCCACGCAATCTCCAcgacccccatcctcacctcctcaacggGCCTCCTCCGCCCAGGCGAACTCCTAGCAGTAATGGGCCCCTCGGGCTCAGGcaaaacaaccctcctcaacctcctctcccgccgcctttccccatcatccccctcacccatTCTCCTAAACggaacccccctccccctcccccaattCCAATCCCTGACCCGCTTCGTCGAACAGACTGACTCCCTCATCGGGGCCCTAACCCCACGCGAGACCCTCCACTTTGCCTCACGGCTCTCAAGCGCGGGGATTAGCAAAAAAGAGAGGCGGGAAAGGGTAGAGGGTCTACTCGGGAGTTTCGGCCTGGTCGAACAAGGCGATGTAGTGGTCGGGACTGTGACAAAAAAAGGGTTGAGCGGAGGGCAAAAGAGGCGGTTGGGGGTTGCAAAGGAGGTTATCACCGGGCCGAGGGTGGTCATACTTGATGAGCCGACCAGCGGgcttgatgggaggggggggtgggaggttgtcaagtttttgagggggttggcgagggagaatAAT TTGATTATTGTTGCGAGTATACACCAGCCTTCGACCGCGACGTTTGACCTGTTCGACAAGCTGTTGCTCTTGTCAGAGGGCAAGACGCATTATTTTGGttcggtggagggggtgggggggtatTATGAGAGTCAGCTTGGGATGGTCATGCCACGGCATGTTAATCCTGCTGAGTGGTTGCTTGAGCAGACTAATATTGATTATGCCGATGATAAAGAGGCTGCGAGGGCGAGGCTGGAGGAGATGCAGTCTGGCTGGGAGAGGTCGGATTTAAAGAAAAAAttggatgaggatgttgctgctgttgctgctggggcggagaaggggggggatgagcttgtgttgggggatgatgaggcgAGAGACAAAAGGCCGGGGATGGCGAGTGTGGTTGTGACGCTGGTGCACAGGAGCTTTATCAAGAGTTATCGGGATGTCGTTGCCTATGGGATTAGGTTGGCGATGTATACTG GTCTCGCCATAATGATGGGCACAGTCTGGCTCCGTCTGCCAGCCACACAAGactccatcatccccttcACCAACTCCATCTTCTACGGCAGCGCCTTCCTCAGCTTCATGGCTGTGGCGTACTGTCCCGCCTACCTCGAAGATTACAACCAGTATGCTAAAGAGAAACGGAACGGGCTCTACGGCGCCACCGCCATGACGCTGTCAAACCTCCTCGTCGGGACACCATatctcttcctcatctcagTCGTCTTCTCAGTAATCAGCTACTGGCTCTCCAACTTCCAGCCTACCGCCAAAGCCTTCTTCACCTGGGTCTTCTGGCTCTTCCTGGACTTGCTTGCCGCCGAAGGACTGGTAGTCTTTATGGCCTCTCTCTTCCCGTCCTTCGTCATCTCGTTGGCGCTGGTTGCGTTTGCCAATGGCTTGTGGATGAGCGTGGACGGGTTCATGGTGCCGCCGGGGACGTTGAATGTCTTTTGGAAATATGTTTTCCATTACTGGGACTATCAAAAGTATGTGTTTGAGAATATGATGATCAATGAGTTCAGCGAGAGAGTGTATACCTGCGCCGAGACAGCGGATGGGTGTCAAT GCATGTGGCAGACTGATCTGGCTGATCAATGCCTGATCCGTGGAAAGGGAGTGTTGGATCAGTACGGATACAAGCCTGGGTATATGGGCAAGGATGTGGGCATCATGCTGGCCATCATTTTTGGATATCGGCTCgcggggtggttggtgttgaagctGAAGAAGTAG
- a CDS encoding uncharacterized protein (EggNog:ENOG503P2PS) — protein sequence MASLSSTSPLITLGTTISTPSSHHTARTDGDNVGDTSALTSVDDLDDDDDQLLPPPYRDAAQLPFMIKNQLQIHLEEKMYPETLNMLHALLSNCASFSPPSKEQGSQPPQTVYVPPPHQLAFISSLAIHPRFTSAPPDVETTTPPVRDGTAALSYLRGLLSIVGPINANFRQAFEFKPPPSSSHDRRSRRGDVFGNWSTSGMSGADSDASSSDVMTGTFAREGVIWHRASDFWSVLGWSFWCAAFVPGRWKYWKPWLEFVVTVLEQDWDDRLAMDEKTTTAGDEPYPNLKGSLLVAYLEDITKARKTVQKEVMKALTFALEAGDRKVYGEVFTNEELVGPRTIKRKRANTTLDLENGCFGDYDDDDSDLENEGDSQELPCSSARSARGVQKRTKKAMESDAGPRPAAFRLPDGVAETIPFRLRIFRLLSAAAHYLRDVSFPTSELYQSFSYKIRTSPLPVFELFLKAHNDLSDVSKVLLYRNVLDGLLPPNGLPDPDRVDRDTNSRDDISALEVMLQKCFLPFPAGRITAEDNAKLSIVLENMLWVLYLASDITDAAGLGKAIETGIKAREAKIKGRGRAGGVDRLGREMLARSSNNLRVFARILG from the exons ATGGCGTCGTTGTCTAGCACATCGCCCCTCATAACCCTGGGCACGACTATCTCGACTCCCAGTTCGCACCACACGGCTCGAACAGATGGGGACAACGTCGGCGACACGTCTGCTCTTACGAGTGTGGATGACttggacgacgatgatgaccaGCTGTTACCTCCGCCCTATCGAGATGCAGCCCAGCTACCGTTTATGATTAAGAACCAGTTACAGATCCacctggaggagaagatgt ACCCTGAGACCCTGAACATGCTCcacgccctcctctccaactgCGCCAGCTTCTCCCCACCCTCGAAAGAGCAAGGCTCGCAACCACCACAGACAGTCTACGttcccccaccacaccaactcGCCTTCATCAGCAGTCTCGCAATCCACCCGCGGTTCACCTCGGCCCCACCAGACGTCGAAACGACCACCCCGCCGGTGCGCGACGGCACCGCTGCCCTCTCCTACCTCCGAGGTCTGCTGTCTATCGTCGGCCCAATAAACGCCAACTTTCGACAAGCATTCGAGTTcaaaccacctccatcatcctcccatgacaggaggtcaagaagggGAGATGTGTTTGGTAACTGGTCAACCAGTGGCATGAGCGGAGCAGATAGTGAcgcttcctcttctgatGTCATGACTGGTACCTTTGCCAGAGAAGGAGTCATTTGGCACCGCGCGAGTGATTTCTGGTCCGTGCTAGGGTGGTCATTTTGGTGCGCTGCGTTTGTGCCAGGGAGGTGGAAGTATTGGAAGCCCTGGTTGGAGTTTGTGGTTACGGTACTGGAGCAGGATTGGGATGATCGGTTGGCGATGGAtgagaagacgacgacggcgggtGATGAGCCGTATCCCAATTTGAAGGGGAGTTTGTTGGTGGCTTATCTGGAGGATATCACCAAGGCGAGGAAAACCGTACAAaaggaggtgatgaaggctTTGACTTTTGCCTTGGAGGCGGGGGATAGGAAGGTGTATGGGGAGGTTTTCACGAATGAAGAGTTGGTTGGGCCGAGGACTATtaagaggaagagggcgaatACAACGCTGGATCTGGAGAATGGCTGCTTCGGGGactatgatgatgatgactcgGACTTGGAGAATGAGGGGGACAGTCAGGAGCTGCCTTGCAGTTCTGCCAGGTCTGCGCGGGGGGTACAGAAAAGgacgaagaaggcgatgGAAAGCGATGCGGGCCCGAGGCCGGCTGCGTTTCGTTTGCCCGATGGAGTCGCCGAGACCATCCCATTCCGACTACGAATATTCCGTCTTTTATCGGCAGCGGCCCATTATCTCCGCGACGTATCCTTTCCTACTTCTGAGCTTTACCAGAGCTTCTCGTACAAGATCAGGACTTCACCGCTGCCTGTTTTTGAGCTCTTTCTCAAAGCACACAACGACCTGTCCGATGTTTCCAAAGTATTGCTCTACAGGAATGTTCTGGACGGTTTACTGCCGCCGAACGGCCTGCCGGATCCCGACCGTGTGGACCGCGACACGAATAGCCGGGATGACATCTCTGCTCTCGAGGTTATGTTGCAGAAGTGCTTCTTGCCGTTCCCGGCTGGGAGGATCACGGCCGAGGATAATGCCAAGTTGTCGATTGTGTTGGAGAATATGCTGTGGGTCTTGTATCTGGCGAGCGACATCACGGACGCGGCCGGTCTCGGGAAGGCGATTGAGACGGGGAtcaaggcgagggaggccAAGAttaaggggagggggagggcgggtgGAGTTGataggttggggagggagatgctcGCGAGGTCGAGTAATAATCTGAGGGTGTTTGCGAGGATTCTCGGTTGA
- a CDS encoding uncharacterized protein (COG:C; EggNog:ENOG503P5KT) has translation MSQPLSLLQKFQSLRLPWRRHFLVGKDLSGNTYWEFHDRGNPNPDRWRRILRPNPALKLHHSEVKIPPAWHQWLRHTRPDPPTIEEQQADVIRQERLKILAAEADRRWEAKAKYIEDGVGGEQRKPALEGSGMWVEKKEEQQKVPKEVKREEVWEGMKKQAEQGEEGEILVGGKKKVDPWRQKRAGPGEEWQPQGWTPGAAKKP, from the coding sequence ATGtcccaacccctctccctcctccaaaaattCCAatccctccgcctcccctgGCGCCGCCACTTCCTAGTAGGCAAAGACCTCTCAGGCAACACCTACTGGGAGTTCCACGACCgcggcaaccccaacccggACCGCTGGCGCCGCATCCTCCGCCCCAACCCTGccctcaaactccaccacTCCGAGGTCAAGATCCCGCCCGCGTGGCACCAGTGGCTGCGTCACACCCGGCCTGACCCGCCCACCATTGAAGAACAGCAAGCAGACGTTATCAGACAAGAAAGACTCAAGATTTTGGCGGCAGAGGCAGACAGGAGGTGGGAGGCCAAGGCTAAATATattgaggatggggttgggggggaacAGAGGAAGCCAGCGTTGGAGGGGAGCGGAATGTgggttgagaagaaggaagaacaacaaaaagTGCccaaggaggtcaagagggaggaggtttgggaggggatgaagaaaCAGGCTGaacaaggggaggaaggcgagattttggttggggggaagaaaaaggttgATCCGTGGAGGCAGAAGAGGGCCGGACCCGGGGAGGAGTGGCAGCCTCAGGGGTGGACGCCGGgggcggcgaagaagccATGA
- the SCP1 gene encoding calponin (COG:Z; EggNog:ENOG503NXUA), producing the protein MASVTSLDGDLRRLRLEKYTPAAANEAKQWIESVIGETLPGKDLLEGLKDGVALCKLVNLAIGPPGVKFKKSAMPFVQMENISHFLRACQTPPLNLQQHDMFLTVDLYERKDPAQVLQCLGAFSRAANAANPDTFPNPIGPKAKNPALLSPQPTGYNTPPLIRGRGNSNASNTSSSVYGRGTPSLSASRTGGDDGPWGRAKSPTNGATSPGVSSWSKKEHEGATSPAWNIAQYGYMGGANQNNLGIAFGGRRQITSAGPAVPSLYEKEKKRKEEAEKLRLQQEEEERKKKAELEAEEARVKKEEERRWEEEAKRIREEERRKIEEEKRRWEEEERQWKMTEEKRRKEEAEAERRLQEERAKARQQKSGSELRGQYLSQYQAGQESSDKERIRQLEEELAKAREREAQYERERQGRSRGHGNRDAKKARSRSRSRPAAADKVSRQDSWSVRDEQNFASKSWHHHQNEVDIEEEPPLSPPLPSQSPRPLPDPAKVKTHRTGEKSSLPPPTLPIRKQPTGGQPLPIAKQHTGSRPLPDPTTYSATTSPESTRQLPTPGSAGSNNRSPFAKPTSPRSSKQTTSPFSTKPTTTPFSTKPPTNSPFTSKPTTNSPFVSKPPFAKPAPQPTSRTDRYLSSNPAPLHSPPTSTFVKELAGTVDEHAEEDRRRQQAQKQTKAAGWASKSLLEREMELERQRQKEWEESQKETAKAVRTADGVEGIGGGIGGRWDVGQWSGYTGGDGQNKGGQGIGANRRQIVGPRPLPGNGGR; encoded by the exons ATGGCGTCCGTGACATCGCTAGACGGCGACTTGCGCCGGTTGCGCCTGGAAAAGTACACGCCCGCCGCTGCGAACGAGGCAAAGCAATGGATAGAGAGTGTCATCGGCGAGACCTTGCCCGGAAAAGACCTGCTCGAGGGACTCAAAGATGGTGTTGCTTTGTGCAA ActcgtcaacctcgccaTCGGTCCTCCAGGAGTCAAGTTCAAGAAATCCGCCATGCCTTTTGTTCAGATGGAAAACATCTCCCACTTTCTCCGCGCCTGCCAAACACCGcctctcaacctccaacagCACGACATGTTTCTGACTGTCGACCTCTACGAGCGAAAAGACCCCGCCCAGGTCCTCCAGTGCCTTGGTGCTTTCAGCCGGGCGGCCAACGCTGCCAACCCAGACACCTTTCCCAATCCGATCGGTCCCAAAGCCAAGAACCCGGCGCTGTTAAGTCCACAACCGACGGGTTACAATACTCCTCCACTTATACGTGGCCGAGGGAATTCCAATGCTAGCAATACCTCGTCTTCGGTGTATGGCAGGGGAACGCCGTCATTATCGGCATCGAGAACAGGGGGTGACGACGGACCATGGGGCCGGGCCAAGTCCCCAACGAACGGTGCAACTTCTCCTGGTGTTAGTAGCTGGAGTAAGAAGGAGCACGAAGGCGCCACATCTCCGGCCTGGAACATCGCCCAGTATGGCTACATGGGCGGTGCCAACCAGAATAACCTAGGGATCGCCTTTGGTGGCAGGAGGCAGATCACTAGTGCTGGTCCTGCAGTCCCAAGCTTGtacgagaaggagaagaagagaaaggaggaggccgagaagctgaggctacaacaagaagaagaggagcgcaagaagaaggcggaacTCGAAGCGGAAGAAGCACGggtcaagaaggaagaggagcgaaggtgggaagaggaggccaagCGGATCAGGGAAGAAGAGCGGAGGAAAattgaagaggagaaaaggcggtgggaggaggaggaacggcAGTGGAAGATGACAGAGGAAAAGAGGCGCAAAGAGGAGGCCGAAGCTGAAAGGCGGTTGCAGGAGGAACGTGCGAAGGCTCGACAGCAAAAGAGCGGGTCCGAGCTTCGTGGTCAGTACTTGAGCCAATATCAAGCGGGTCAGGAGTCATCAGATAAGGAACGCATCAGACAGCTCGAAGAAGAGCTTGCAAAGGCACGAGAGAGGGAGGCCCAGTATGAGCGGGAACGTCAGGGGCGGTCTCGCGGACATGGGAACAGGGAtgccaagaaggcgaggtCTCGATCTCGCAGCcggcctgctgctgcggacAAGGTGAGCAGACAGGACTCGTGGAGTGTGAGGGATGAGCAGAACTTTGCTTCGAAATCgtggcaccatcaccaaaacgaGGTCGACATTGAAGAGGAACCTCCGTTGAGCCCACCGCTTCCATCACAGTCACCGAGACCACTCCCCGACCCGGCAAAGGTTAAGACCCATCGCACGGGAGAGAAGTCGTCTTTGCCACCACCGACTTTGCCCATCAGGAAGCAGCCCACTGGTGGTCAACCGCTTCCCATCGCGAAGCAGCATACTGGttctcgccctcttcctgaTCCGACTACTTACTCCGCGACAACATCCCCAGAATCAACCCGACAACTCCCCACCCCTGGGTCGGCTGGTAGTAACAACCGCAGCCCGTTTGCAAAGCCAACCAGCCCTCGCTCctccaaacaaaccaccagccccttttccactAAACCAACTACCACACCCTTCTCAACCAAACCgcccaccaactccccctttACAtccaaaccaacaaccaactcccccttTGTATCCAAACCCCCCTTTGCCAAACccgccccccaacccacctctCGCACCGACAGgtacctctcctccaaccccgcccccctccactccccccctACTTCAACCTTTGTCAAAGAACTTGCCGGGACGGTAGATGAACACGCAGAGGAGGATCGCCGCCGTCAACAAGCCCAGAAACAGACAAAGGCTGCCGGGTGGGCTAGCAAGTCCCTCTTGGAAAGGGagatggagctggagagacagagacaaAAGGAGTGGGAAGAAAGCCAGAAGGAAACGGCCAAGGCGGTCAGGACGgcggatggggtggaggggattggAGGTGGGATAGGGGGTAGGTGGGATGTGGGACAGTGGAGTGGGTATACggggggtgatgggcagAATAAGGGCGGGCAGGGGATTGGGGCCAATAGGAGGCAGATTGTGGGGCCTAGGCCGCTGCcggggaatggggggaggtga